Below is a genomic region from Rhodohalobacter sp. 614A.
CGGGACAAGCGATCTCCCTGCGCGTCATTGATCATCTGTTGGAGCTGCTGATTTAGCTGCTGCTGATTACCGGACATATTTTGCAACTGCTGAATCATTTGCTGCATGGTCATCCCTTTGCCCATTCCGCCACCACCTTGCTGATTCATTAGTTGATCGAGCAACGAGGCAACCATTGAGGTCAGGTCATTAATCCCCCCCAAAGCTTCTCGTGATGCAACGGTAGATCCACGCTGACTTCTATCCACCATTTGATCCATGGTTTGATTGAGCCTTCGTTCCACATCCTCTTTCTTTCGGTTGATTTGATTGGGAATCCCGGGCAATTCCGCCGAAACTTCAAAAAGGGTATCGGCAACGGCAGAAAACTGATCATTTACATTCTGTTGAACTCTTGCCAAATCCACATAACCCTGACTACGGCTTCGGGTGTCTGCCACACTTTGAGCCAGATATTCTTCCATTTCTGAAAGTTCAAGTAATGTGTAAAGCGAGCGTTGTAAGGCCAAGATGTTTACCTGGATTTGCTGCCCGCTCATTTGTTGCATGGCTGAGCGGAATTTTTCAGCCTCTTTCTTCAGATTTTCGCTGATTTGCTGCTGCTGTTGCTGCATCTGTTCGCTTGGAGAGTTTTCTCCCTGCTCGCTTTCACTTTCTCCCTGTTCCTGAAGCTGGTTCATCTCCTGGCGTGTGGAGTCAAGTTGTTGTTGAGAACTCTCCTTAAGCTCCCTGAGTCGCTCTTCTGAATTTTTTGGAGGATTGGTATCGAGTTGTTCCAGTTGTTCCTCAATAGATTGCAGGTCTTCCCGTACAGTTTCCATTTCATTGGAGAGTTGTTCCAGAGAACTTCCCTCTTCCGGCTTCATCCGTTCAGCCATATCCTCATACTGTTGCGCCAGCTTGTCCAGATCGCTATTCATCTTTAGCCGCTTGAACAACTCAACGGTTCGTTGAAGCCGTTCACGATATAGATTTTCGTTGAATGATACATTCTCCATTGCCTGTTCAACTTCCTGTGGAGAAAGGTTTTCGAGTGCTCTTTGGAGTTCTTCCATAGCTTCGCGGAGAGAGGGATCGTCCAGCTCTTCCATCAATTGCTGGAGTTCGCGGTATGACTGTTGCGTCTCTTCAGAAACGCGATTGCTCTGTTCCATTTCATTTCGCAACTGCTGGAATTTCTCATTCAGGTTTTGCACTGTTTCATCAATCTGCTGCTGGCGTTCCTGAACTTCCTCAAGCATCTGTTGTTCTTCAAACCCGCCCTCAGGATTTTGCCGGAGTTTATCCAAAAATTCCTGGTACTCTCTTTCGATAGTTTCGAACTGATCCGATACTTCCTCAAGCTCACTTTGCACATCCTGTTCGCGGTCATCCAGTTCATCGAAATATTCGGTGAGTGATGGAATCTGTAACACTACTTTTTCAGACTCGCTCATTTTTGAACCGGCAATTTGATCATTATCCCAAACGCGAATGCTGAATGTGAGTTCATCACGAGGCCGCAAATCGAAATTCTCCAAATTCCATTGATACCGCGTTACTTTTCCATTGCCGGGACGAGATAGCCGAATGGACCCGGTTTCCGGTTCTTCCGTGAAAGCACGCGTATGGCTCCAGGTTAAATCGGCCCGTGACAAGCCAAAATCGTCAGTTGCCTGGTAAATAAGCTGCAATTCCGAAGGCTCGGTTTGCATCACGGTTCCGGTTGGTTCCTGAATCACAATGACCGGGTACTGGTCTTCCCTGATATTTAATATGGTTCGAAACGGATTTCTGTTTTTCAGGCCTTCCTGGTCAGTCATCGCGAAGGTAAGTGTGTCTGTCTTTTCCGGGTTGATGGAAATCTCGAATTGATTATCAACGGTATCGGATCGTTGTAAATCCAAAGTTTCTTCGGCCTGATTCAACCGTACAAATTGAACAGGTTTATTGGTAATTCCCCGGAAGATGAGTTCCGATCCGGGATACATCGGAATTTCTGAAAACGGATATTCGTATTCGCTGACCGGTAGTCCGGTGTAGGAGGGAGGTGTAACCGTTGCGGTTAACTGATCAAAACGCGGCTGTAGCTGAACATCAATCGTAAACTCCTCGCTTTGAAATCCATCCATGGTTACCCGATAGGTAATATCGTTGGTCAGTTCAATTTCGGATGACCGGAAAGTTCCCTCTTCTGCCGCCTGCATTTGTCTCTGGCGATAGTTTTCCTCAACATTGGTTTTAAATTCCAGGACAGATTCACTCGGATAGCTTCCATTTTGATATTGAATCCCAACGGTTATTGCCGATCCATGTTCGATGGTTGTATCGGCCGGATGGACGGTAAACGTAAACGGATTGGGCTGATCATAACCATTCCAAAAGTGAAGAGCCCGAACACTTTCGTTCGGGAGAGAAAGAGCCACAATTACGGCTAAGATCAACGACAGACCGCAGGCAATGGAACTGAATGTTGCTCCTTTTGAAATTTTGGATTGATCAATATAATCTTGAAGATCAGAAGAGAGTTTTTGAGTTTTTACATCTTTCAGATTTGCATGAATGGCCGCCGTATAAAACCTGGATTTTTTTTGATTGTCATCCAGATAAAGGTCAATCGCACTTAAAACTTCTTCCTGTCCGCGTTTGGTAAAGAAATCTTCATAAAAAGAACGGAAAGAATCAGTCTTGTATGAATTGGAAAGCTTTATAACGGCACCAACCGCTCCAATCAAAAACAAAAGAAGTACACCGGATTTGACCCATGCCGGGAAATAGAAACTGCCTTCAAAAAGAATCAGAATAGAAACTGAAGCCACCAGAACGGCGATAAATACTGCAATTTTTGCAATACTTTTTTTGCCGTCCAGATGTTGATGGTACTTCTTAAGGAGAGAGACCACCTCACGGGCTTTCGATTCTGATGGATCGTTTTTTTGCATTATAGATTTAAATCTGAATGAACCTGCTAAGGATCGGCAGTGTTAATTGGCACTGGTTAAAGATAGAATCAGCCGGAAATTCCATACATGTGGCTAACGGACAAAATGTAATTTTATGAGATTTCAGCAAGTGAAAGTGTATTTTTTAACATAAATTTTCCATTCTCCTTTTGCACGGTAACCACTTCGTGATCAGCATCGTGTTCCAAAAAGAGATGCCAATTTTCGTCCGCTGCCTGGTTTAAGAACGCCTCTTTTTCCTCTAACGTTTGAATCGGTTTCATATCATACCCCATAACCCATGGAAGCGGAATGTGGGTGAATGTGGGAATCAGATCGGCGGCATACACAAGGATTGTCTCGCCATTCCTTAGAACAGGAAGTTGTTGTCCGGTGGTATGGCCATTCATGATTAGAGTGTCAAGATTGGTTTCAAACTCATGATAATCATCAACCAAATTCAGGCGGCCGCTGTTTTTAATCGGATCGAGATTTTCGGGAAAAAAGCTTGCTTTTTCACGGGCGTTGGGATGGTTTGCCGTTTCCCAATGCCGTTTGTTTACATGATAGGTGGCCTTCGGGAAAACTTCAGAAATTTTTCCCTGTTCATTATACGTTGTTGTGCCACCGCAATGATCAAAATGGAGATGTGTGAAAATGATATCGGTAATATCAGCAGGTTCAAATCCACAATTTTTGAGGGATGAAATCAAGTCACTGTGGTCGTAATCAAGATCGTAAATGGAAGCCATTTTATCGTTGAATTTATCACCGCTTCCATTATCAACAAGATAGGCTTTATCTGTTTTTTTTGATTTGATCAGGAGACATCGCATTCCCATTAAGATACGGTTTTTATCATCCGCGGGGATCTGCTTGCTCCAGAGCGTTTTTGGAACCACTCCAAACATGGCTCCGCCGTCTAATCTAAATCGTCCTGCTTCGATGGGGTAAAGCTCAAAGTTTCCAAACTCAACCGGTTTTACATCAGCCATAATTCTTTATCACGTACTTGTTGATGGTTAACTCCTTAACGCAACAAAATACAAAATAATAAATTGGAGACGAGCCACGAACTCTTAATTATGTGGTTTGAATATTGGCAATGATTTGGCAAAAAAAGAATTAGAATTGATGATCACATCGCGGAAACAAAAAAAGCCGGCTTCATTGAAGCCGGCTTTTGAAATTCTGTGAAATACGTTTCTTAAAAAGCTGGAATAGGGTCTGTTCTGAAAAGTGTATCTAACAAGGTTAGCCCAATCAGAAGCCCGAAAAAGATAAGGGATGTGATGAGCAGCATGCCGTTGAACTTTGAATCCCAATAAAGGTTCATGAAAAATGCGGCTACCAGAGTAGCTTTTACAACTGCAATACTAATTGCCACTACAATATTCCAAGGGGCGGGAAAGTGAATATAGGTTACTGCAACGGTAATCACTGTAAGTATGAAAAGAGCAATCCCAATACCCCATAAGAATTTTGCTGATGAAATGTGATGATCGTGTCCGGACATAGTCAGTAAAGTTTATCGGTTAGTCAATTAAGTATAAAAGTGGGAAGAGGAAAATCCAGATGATATCCACAAGGTGCCAGTATAGGCCGGTGATTTCAACCGGAGTGTAATATCCACTGTGCAAGGCTCCCCGTTTTGCTTTCACAACAAGCCATATCATCAGGCCGATTCCAATGGTAACGTGAAGGCCGTGAACACCTGTCATCATGTAGTAAATACTGAAAAAGATATTCGCTTTTTCGTGTGCAATCCCTTCGTAGGTGTAGTATGAACCGGGATAGATTCCAAGGTGGAATTTATGGCTGTATTCAAAAAACTTAATCACCATAAACACGCAAGCCAAACCGATCGTGATATAAAGGTTGTAAATCAATCCTTTAATCTGATTTAACTGGGCAGAACGGATTGCCATAGCCACTGTCAGCGAACTACCGATGAGTACAACCGTGTTTACACCACCCCAAAGGGTATTTAATTCTTCTGAAGCCATGGTATAGAGTTCGGGATACCAGGATCGGTAAACGATATATGCGGCAAAAAGCCCGCCGAAGAAAAGTATTTCCGTTACAAGAAAGATCCACATTCCCAGTTTTGCCGATTCAAATTGTTGATCGGAATCTATAAAATGGTGTTGCAGATGTTCCGTTCTATGCTCACCTGTTGCAGTAGTTACAGCCATAGTCGTGCGATCTAATATTTATGCTTTTTCTTGTTCAGGTTTGATAACGTCCACCGGCTCGTCTGCATGGTGACCGTTGTGGTGGGGTGTTGCAATCCCAAGTTGAAATTCAGACATGGGTTTGTGGTAATCATAAGGCCCGTTGATAATAACCGGCGTATAATCAAAATTGTGAAGTGGTGCCGGTGATGGTGTTTGCCATTCAAGTGAGCGGCTTCCCCACGGGTTTGCCGGAGCTCTTTCACCTTTTTTGAGTGAGTAAAAGAGATAACCTGCCATCAATAAAAATCCAACGCCCATTGTATAAGCTCCCAAAGTAGAGAACTGGTGGAACGGCTGGAATTGATCGATATAGTTGAAATATCGTCTTGGCATTCCCTGAGCTCCCATCACAAACTGAGGCAGGAATGTCATGTTAAATCCTGCAAACACAATTCCACAGGCAATTTTTGCGAGTCGTTCGTTGTACATTTTACCGAACATTTTTGGCCACCAGTAGTGCAGTCCGGCAAGAAATGCCATTACCATTCCACCCATCATCACATAGTGAAAGTGGGCAACTACGTAGTAGGTATCGTGGAGGTGAACGTCTACGGCAAGGGCTCCCAACATAATGCCGGTAAATCCGCCAATGGTAAACAGGAACAAAAACGACATGACATAAAGCATGGGCGTTTTTAGTTCGATTGAACCTTTGTACATCGTTGCCAGCCAGTTAAAGATTTTAATACCTGTGGGAATTCCTACAAGGAAAGTGAGGAATGAGAATACCATACTGGCAAGGGTTGACTGACCAGAGGTAAACATGTGGTGTCCCCAAACCAGGAATCCGATAAAAGCAATGGCGAGAGATGACAATGCAATGGCCCAGTATCCAAAAATCACTTTCTTTGAAAAGGTGGAGATAACTTCCGACACAATACCAAAGCCGGGAACAATCATAATGTATACAGCCGGGTGAGAGTAGAACCAGAAAAAGTGCTGATACAGAACCGGATCGCCGCCAAGAGCGGGATCAAAAATACCGATTCCCAAAGCCCGTTCCATCGTAAGAAGAAGAAGCGTAATAGCCAGAACAGGAGTAGCAAGAATCTGGATCAAACTGGTAGCGTAGAGTCCCCAAAGATTCAGGGGAAGTTTATCCCACGTAATACCGGGTGAGCGGAGTTTGTGAATGGTTACAATAAAGTTCAATCCTGTCAGGATCGATGAAAATCCAAGAATAAATACCCCGAGTGTCATCATCATAACACTTCCTCCCGTGGTGGTACTGTAGGGAGTGTAGAAGGTCCATCCGGTATCAATTCCGCCGGTGAAAATAGCTGTCAATGTAAACAGAGCACCAATTACATAAATGTAGAAACTGGCGAGGTTTAATCGGGGGAAAGCCACATCCTTTGCTCCCAACTGTAGCGGCAAAATAAAGTTACCTAAAGCAGCGGGTACAGACGGAATCAAAAAGAAGAAAATCATAATGGCGCCGTGCAGTGTAAACACCTGGTTGTACACATCGGCGGTCATGAAATTACGGGCAGGTGTAAGCAGCTCGGTACGAAGAAGGAGAGCTAAAACGCCGCCAACAAAGAAAAACAAGGCAACTGACATGAGGTACATCAGGCCGATCTTCTTGTGATCAACCGTTGTGAGCCATGCCCATAGACCTGTTTCCTGGTTTAAATAATGTTTTTCAGGATATTCTTCCGGCTTGAACCGTTTTACCTGAATCTTTCGGGTGCTAATTGCTTCGTTCGTAGCCATGTACTTATTCTAAGGTTTTAATGTACTCGATAATTGCATTGATCTGATCGTCGTCCAGTGTGCCGGCAAAAGCAGGCATTACCGGTTGAAAGCCTTCATGAATTTTTGCCTGTGGATTGAGAATACTTTCGCGAATGTAGTTTTCGTCAGCAACAACGGTTTCTCCACTTTCAAGTGGCCTTTCAGAGCCAAATAAGCCCTGGAAAGAGGGGGCCTGTAAAATACTTCCGTCGGTTGAATGACATGTTGTACATGCATTTCTTTGCGTAAGTACTTCTCCAAGTTCAACAGGTGGTAAATCGTCATCAGCAGAACCTGCATTTGCAAGCCAGGTTTCGAAATCCTGTTGGGTGTGAACGAAAGCGGTAGCCATCATATTCGAGTGGGCATTTCCACAATATTCTGTACAGAACACAACAGATTCCCCGGTTTCGGTAGCTTCAAACCATAAAGATGTGTACCGGTTTGGAAGAACATCCTGCTTTACGCGGAAATCGGGAATGTAAAGCGAATGAATAACATCCACAGAACTCATAACCAGTTTTACAGGCCGATCTACGGGGACGTGTAATTCACCAACACTTACATGGCCGGTTGGGTAATGAAATTCCCAGAGCCATTTTTTTCCAACAGCACGAATCTCGTAGGAATCATCCGGTGGAGTGGCTTTGTTCATATAGCCTGTATATCCCCAGCCAAATACAATAATTACCAAAATCAGCGGAATAACCGACCAGGTAATTTCAAGCCTGTTATTATGGGTAATAACAGGAGTTACATCGTCTTCTGATTTGCGTCTGTATTTCCATGCAAAAAAGATAATTGCAATGGTGATACCAATCAGGAAAACCAGACTGGTAACATTAATGAAATTGAATAATGCATCCGTTTGTCCTGCCACAGTACTTTTGGCAGGTGGGAGCATAAAATCACTAAGATTATTCATCGATTAATTTCAATTTTTGGTGGTTTGGAAGAGTTCCGCTCGCGCTTCCAGAAAACGCCAAGAAATATACCCAGAATAATTACGGTAGCCAAGCCACCGAGCTTCATTATATTGAGCGCAACGGGTACATAACTTTTGGAATCCGGATCGTAAGTAAAACAGTATAAAACGACTTGATCGACGGTTGAGCCAATGGTTCCGTCGGCAGCTTCGTAGAGTGCATTCCGTAAATCAAATTCACTGAATGTTGCTCCGTAAAGATACCGCACGATTTCGCCCTCCGGGCTGAGCAGCATAATGCTTGCCATGTGAATATATTGGTCTTTGTCTTCGTCGTATTTATAACGAAAACCGATGGCTTCCGTCAATTTATCAATGGATTCTTGAGAACCGGTTAAAAAATGCCAGCCTTGTTCGGCACCGGGCCTGTTTAAATCCGATAAATATTGTTGTTTGCTTTCAGCAGCAATCGCCGGTGTTTCACCGGGATCTATGCTGAAGGATATAATGGTATAATCTGTACCGGGTGTCCATTTCAATTCGTCAGCTACTTCAAAAACTCCATCAAGAACAACACTGCAAAGTACAGGGCATTCATAATACAATGGATTCAGAAGTACAGGTTTTCCTTTTTCAATCAGATCGCCAATGCGAACAGAGTCGCCCTGAGAGTTAACAAAACGGAGATCCAGGGGAATGGTATCTCCAAGATTCTCATCAACGCCAATCTCATCGAGAATGGCAGGCTTACCCTGGTTTAACTGTGCATGTGAACTATCAAAAAGAAAAAACACTGAAAGGTACGCCAGTATGCTCAGTGTCAGTTTTCTCATATTTGATAAAAAACGCTATTCATTTGCAATCTGTGTGATTGCACTATCTATTGGGATTCTGTAAATACCCGCTTCGGCATCTACAACACCAAAGGAATTGAGCGTTTCCTGTTCATTAAGCTTCATTTCGTCAATTTCGTAGAATTGGCTTTGCTCAGATCGAAGAATGGTGGCCGAGGATTCGGTATAATTATGTATAAACATAATAGACTGGATAATGACCAACATCATAACAATTCCAAAAACGGACCAGAACATTAATCGTTTATAGTTGAGCCGGTCAAAATTGGCTCCATAATTTACAGACTCTATAAACTCCTCTGTAGCTTCCAGGGAAACGTCTTCTTCCTTGGTAACAGTTGCAACGTCGCTGACGTCGGTTTCGCGTATCCAATTTCTAATTTCTTCTTCAGAAACACCATGTTTTTCAGAAAGCTTTGTGATGGCATCTTCGCCACCGGAGGCTGCCTCTAAAGCAATCTGCTTTTTTTCTTCATCAGTAAATGTTTTTTGCTGCTTACTCATACTGGTAAAATTTACAAATGATTATTGATGATACGTTTTGTGAAGTGAATCCGAAAGTTTGGGATCGTTCACCGGAACCATGTTGTGTTTCTTGAACCGTTGGAAAAAGAGTCCCATAAAAATGCCGCCGAGACCGATCAATGTGGCAAAATCAAGCCAGCTAAAAGAAATTCCGTGTTGGTGCAGTGTTGGCATCGCAATCCAGTACAATTCGAGGAAATGCATGACAATTACAAGTACGGATATACCGATTAATATTTTGTGATTGTGTTTGGTATCGCGGTTTAACAGAACAATAAACGGAATGGCAAACCGGCAGATAATCAAAGCATAGCTGATGTAAGCCCAGCTTCCTTCAAGCCTGTGATAAAACCAAAGAGTTTCTTCCGGAATGTTTGCGTAATAAATCAAAAGTAACTGGCTGAATGCGATATATGCGTAGAAAACAGTGAATCCAAAGAACCAGGCTCCAAGATCGTAAATGTGGGATTTTTGGATGGTATTTTCGAGAATACCTTTTCTGTGCATCCAGAAAATAAAAAGAATTAAAATAGGGAAGAGTGCCTGGAAGCTCATCGCAAAAAAGTAAACGCCGAACATCGTTGAAAACCAATGTGGATCGAGCGACATCAACCAGTCAAAACTTGCAAATGCAACGGTTAAGGCAAAGGCCAGAATACCGGGTGCACTCAGTTTTTTGAGCAGCTCCGTAAGGCCCCAGTCATTCGTTCTGTCCATCTTCACAGATACCTGATGCAGTTTATAACCCAGGAATCCCCAAACAGCGAAGTAGATAAACTGTCGAATAACAAAAAACGAGGTGTTTAAATACGCTGTTTTTTGGGATAAAATAGGATCATGTGCAACGGCATCAACATGTGTCCAGTGGTAGAGGCTATGCATTCCCAAAAGTACAGGGATAACAAAGATGGACCAAATCCAGAGGTTTGAAGCAAAGGATTCAGGAATTCTGCGGATCACCGTTCCCCAGGATGATCGGGTAATATGATGAATCATCGTAAGAATGAGGGAAGCAAGTGCAATACTTGTATAGAAGGCAAAACTCGTCAGGTACGAAAAGAAGAACTGCTCTGAGTTCAGAAAATAACCTACGCCACTGGCAATTAAACCAACAATGCCAAACCCATAGAATGTTTTGGAAACGTCCAGGTTTTCCGGGAATTGGATTGAATCAGTAATTTTTGGACTTGTTGAAGCCATTTATTCTAAAATTTTTGATCGAAATTATTCTTCAGATTCAGACTGGTCAGATAATGATTTAATGAATTCGATAAGCGATTCAATTTCGCTGTCGCTCAGATAATCGAACGGCACCATAGAAGGTGCAAACCCTTGAACAATCTGGGAGTTAGGTTCCCGGATAGATTGCCTGATGTAATCCTCGTCTGCAACTACGGTGGAACCATCTTCTAATGGTACATCATGACCAAAAAGATTCTGGAAAGTAGGGCCAACCAATCGTGTTCCGTCGGTTGAGTGACAGGTCTGGCAGGCATTTTGTGTATAAAGTTGTTCTCCTCTTTCAGCAGAAACTTCATCGCTTGCACCGGCGCTTCTTGCTTCTTCAAGGGCTGCCAGCTCTTCTTGTTCGGCCTGGTATTCCTGCTGAAGTTCGGCAAGGTCTACATCAAAACGACCCATTTCAGATTCAGGAACATTCTGACTTCGCTGCAATGCCCGGATATACGCAACAATAGCCCAGCGGTCTTGAACCTTAATCTGGGTAGCGTATGAAGGCATGGTTCGAATTCCGTTTGTAATAGCTGAGAAAAAGTGTCCATCCGGCATTTGGCGAATCAGATCGGTATGGAATGATGGTGCGGGTACATATCCGTATTGACCTGTCATAATAATTCCGCGACCGTTACCTACACCTCCGTGGCAAACGCTGCAATAAATGTCATATCGTTCTTTTCCGCGGTAGATCAGCTCTTTGGTTACTTCAACCGGAATTTCTGCGACCAGATCGCCACTTTCATTTAAACCCCGGTAATAGGCATCGTCTTGTTTAAGCATGCCGCGTGCAATGGTTCCTTCAACCTGGCGTCTCATCGCCATACTGTCTTCAAAAAAGGTATTCACTTCCTGCGCATTATACCGTTCCTGGAAATCCATATTAGGATTTGGGTGAATCGGTGGCTTTTCAGAGATGTGCCCCCGGCAGGAGAGCATAAACAAACCCGATAAAAGAAGGATGCTGATATTTTTCTTCGATAATCTCATAGTTAAGAAACTATTCATCATAAATGGTTTCGATGTTTGTAGCTCCGGCATCTTTGAGGAACTTTGTCACTTTTTCTTCTTCGAACTGTGGATCTTCTGATTCTATGCAAACAAAAAATCCATCATCAGTTGCTCGTTGAAAATTTTCTGAATTAAAAAGAGGATGATTGAATTTTGGCAAGCCATTCAGGAAAAACATT
It encodes:
- the ctaD gene encoding cytochrome c oxidase subunit I — translated: MATNEAISTRKIQVKRFKPEEYPEKHYLNQETGLWAWLTTVDHKKIGLMYLMSVALFFFVGGVLALLLRTELLTPARNFMTADVYNQVFTLHGAIMIFFFLIPSVPAALGNFILPLQLGAKDVAFPRLNLASFYIYVIGALFTLTAIFTGGIDTGWTFYTPYSTTTGGSVMMMTLGVFILGFSSILTGLNFIVTIHKLRSPGITWDKLPLNLWGLYATSLIQILATPVLAITLLLLTMERALGIGIFDPALGGDPVLYQHFFWFYSHPAVYIMIVPGFGIVSEVISTFSKKVIFGYWAIALSSLAIAFIGFLVWGHHMFTSGQSTLASMVFSFLTFLVGIPTGIKIFNWLATMYKGSIELKTPMLYVMSFLFLFTIGGFTGIMLGALAVDVHLHDTYYVVAHFHYVMMGGMVMAFLAGLHYWWPKMFGKMYNERLAKIACGIVFAGFNMTFLPQFVMGAQGMPRRYFNYIDQFQPFHQFSTLGAYTMGVGFLLMAGYLFYSLKKGERAPANPWGSRSLEWQTPSPAPLHNFDYTPVIINGPYDYHKPMSEFQLGIATPHHNGHHADEPVDVIKPEQEKA
- a CDS encoding c-type cytochrome, whose translation is MRLSKKNISILLLSGLFMLSCRGHISEKPPIHPNPNMDFQERYNAQEVNTFFEDSMAMRRQVEGTIARGMLKQDDAYYRGLNESGDLVAEIPVEVTKELIYRGKERYDIYCSVCHGGVGNGRGIIMTGQYGYVPAPSFHTDLIRQMPDGHFFSAITNGIRTMPSYATQIKVQDRWAIVAYIRALQRSQNVPESEMGRFDVDLAELQQEYQAEQEELAALEEARSAGASDEVSAERGEQLYTQNACQTCHSTDGTRLVGPTFQNLFGHDVPLEDGSTVVADEDYIRQSIREPNSQIVQGFAPSMVPFDYLSDSEIESLIEFIKSLSDQSESEE
- a CDS encoding SCO family protein codes for the protein MRKLTLSILAYLSVFFLFDSSHAQLNQGKPAILDEIGVDENLGDTIPLDLRFVNSQGDSVRIGDLIEKGKPVLLNPLYYECPVLCSVVLDGVFEVADELKWTPGTDYTIISFSIDPGETPAIAAESKQQYLSDLNRPGAEQGWHFLTGSQESIDKLTEAIGFRYKYDEDKDQYIHMASIMLLSPEGEIVRYLYGATFSEFDLRNALYEAADGTIGSTVDQVVLYCFTYDPDSKSYVPVALNIMKLGGLATVIILGIFLGVFWKRERNSSKPPKIEINR
- a CDS encoding cytochrome C oxidase subunit IV family protein, with product MSGHDHHISSAKFLWGIGIALFILTVITVAVTYIHFPAPWNIVVAISIAVVKATLVAAFFMNLYWDSKFNGMLLITSLIFFGLLIGLTLLDTLFRTDPIPAF
- a CDS encoding MBL fold metallo-hydrolase gives rise to the protein MADVKPVEFGNFELYPIEAGRFRLDGGAMFGVVPKTLWSKQIPADDKNRILMGMRCLLIKSKKTDKAYLVDNGSGDKFNDKMASIYDLDYDHSDLISSLKNCGFEPADITDIIFTHLHFDHCGGTTTYNEQGKISEVFPKATYHVNKRHWETANHPNAREKASFFPENLDPIKNSGRLNLVDDYHEFETNLDTLIMNGHTTGQQLPVLRNGETILVYAADLIPTFTHIPLPWVMGYDMKPIQTLEEKEAFLNQAADENWHLFLEHDADHEVVTVQKENGKFMLKNTLSLAEIS
- the coxB gene encoding cytochrome c oxidase subunit II; the protein is MNNLSDFMLPPAKSTVAGQTDALFNFINVTSLVFLIGITIAIIFFAWKYRRKSEDDVTPVITHNNRLEITWSVIPLILVIIVFGWGYTGYMNKATPPDDSYEIRAVGKKWLWEFHYPTGHVSVGELHVPVDRPVKLVMSSVDVIHSLYIPDFRVKQDVLPNRYTSLWFEATETGESVVFCTEYCGNAHSNMMATAFVHTQQDFETWLANAGSADDDLPPVELGEVLTQRNACTTCHSTDGSILQAPSFQGLFGSERPLESGETVVADENYIRESILNPQAKIHEGFQPVMPAFAGTLDDDQINAIIEYIKTLE
- a CDS encoding DUF4175 family protein; protein product: MQKNDPSESKAREVVSLLKKYHQHLDGKKSIAKIAVFIAVLVASVSILILFEGSFYFPAWVKSGVLLLFLIGAVGAVIKLSNSYKTDSFRSFYEDFFTKRGQEEVLSAIDLYLDDNQKKSRFYTAAIHANLKDVKTQKLSSDLQDYIDQSKISKGATFSSIACGLSLILAVIVALSLPNESVRALHFWNGYDQPNPFTFTVHPADTTIEHGSAITVGIQYQNGSYPSESVLEFKTNVEENYRQRQMQAAEEGTFRSSEIELTNDITYRVTMDGFQSEEFTIDVQLQPRFDQLTATVTPPSYTGLPVSEYEYPFSEIPMYPGSELIFRGITNKPVQFVRLNQAEETLDLQRSDTVDNQFEISINPEKTDTLTFAMTDQEGLKNRNPFRTILNIREDQYPVIVIQEPTGTVMQTEPSELQLIYQATDDFGLSRADLTWSHTRAFTEEPETGSIRLSRPGNGKVTRYQWNLENFDLRPRDELTFSIRVWDNDQIAGSKMSESEKVVLQIPSLTEYFDELDDREQDVQSELEEVSDQFETIEREYQEFLDKLRQNPEGGFEEQQMLEEVQERQQQIDETVQNLNEKFQQLRNEMEQSNRVSEETQQSYRELQQLMEELDDPSLREAMEELQRALENLSPQEVEQAMENVSFNENLYRERLQRTVELFKRLKMNSDLDKLAQQYEDMAERMKPEEGSSLEQLSNEMETVREDLQSIEEQLEQLDTNPPKNSEERLRELKESSQQQLDSTRQEMNQLQEQGESESEQGENSPSEQMQQQQQQISENLKKEAEKFRSAMQQMSGQQIQVNILALQRSLYTLLELSEMEEYLAQSVADTRSRSQGYVDLARVQQNVNDQFSAVADTLFEVSAELPGIPNQINRKKEDVERRLNQTMDQMVDRSQRGSTVASREALGGINDLTSMVASLLDQLMNQQGGGGMGKGMTMQQMIQQLQNMSGNQQQLNQQLQQMINDAQGDRLSREQSERLNQMARQQNEIRKQLEELQRNGALQQGDRMLSELQRMMEDMEDSINDMRGGVTDPLMIERQQNILSRMLSAEESMQQRGEEDEREGTTRSEFDRILPPDITLEELQQEIRARMQDPNFTRFSEKYQRLIEQYFERLRRLEQESLP
- a CDS encoding cytochrome c oxidase subunit 3 family protein → MAVTTATGEHRTEHLQHHFIDSDQQFESAKLGMWIFLVTEILFFGGLFAAYIVYRSWYPELYTMASEELNTLWGGVNTVVLIGSSLTVAMAIRSAQLNQIKGLIYNLYITIGLACVFMVIKFFEYSHKFHLGIYPGSYYTYEGIAHEKANIFFSIYYMMTGVHGLHVTIGIGLMIWLVVKAKRGALHSGYYTPVEITGLYWHLVDIIWIFLFPLLYLID
- a CDS encoding transposase — its product is MSKQQKTFTDEEKKQIALEAASGGEDAITKLSEKHGVSEEEIRNWIRETDVSDVATVTKEEDVSLEATEEFIESVNYGANFDRLNYKRLMFWSVFGIVMMLVIIQSIMFIHNYTESSATILRSEQSQFYEIDEMKLNEQETLNSFGVVDAEAGIYRIPIDSAITQIANE